The Nitrospirota bacterium genomic interval TGTCTGGGTTGAGGTGGCGCTAAATCAGGTAGCAGATGCAGAGAAAAGAATTAGTGATTTATCAGAAAGCGATACCAACCCATTCTATAAGAAATATCAGGACCAGGAGAATATCAAACCCATTAATTGGGAAGATTGCAGTTTTGTACTGGATAATTTTGAAAAGAAGAAGATTCTGACTAAAGGGTGGTAGGGGACGTTTTCAACTAATAAATGTTAGCTATCTTATTCCAAACATTCTGCAGGAGGATGTATTATTGCATCGACCGACGATGCAGACAACATCATTGAATTATTATAATTAAGTGAAAAGATTTCCAAAGATAATTATCTTCGTTACTGTCTTACTCATTCTCGTCATTATCACCCTATATTATCTTGCACCGCATCCGCCTAGGGTGCCGGAGCAGGTAAACAATGTCCACGAAATAGATGCCTTTTTTGAAAGGCTTGTTGCATCCGGCAGTCCGCCCGGGTTGTCTGCAGCAGTGGTTAAAGATGGCCGTCTTGTTTACAACCGTGCCTTTGGCTACGCTGATGGTCCGCGGGGCATACAGGCCGTGCCTGAGACCGTCTATCACTGGTGGTCCATGACAAAAATCCCCACAGTCGTTGCCATACTTCAATTGATGGAACAGGGTAAACTGGGGCTCGATGACCCGGTAACGAGGCATCTGCCATGGTTTAATGTAATCTATCCTTCGGATCACAGCCCTGTTGTGACTATTCGCCACCTGATTCAGC includes:
- a CDS encoding beta-lactamase family protein, translating into MKRFPKIIIFVTVLLILVIITLYYLAPHPPRVPEQVNNVHEIDAFFERLVASGSPPGLSAAVVKDGRLVYNRAFGYADGPRGIQAVPETVYHWWSMTKIPTVVAILQLMEQGKLGLDDPVTRHLPWFNVIYPSDHSPVVTIRHLIQ